One genomic segment of Microbacterium sp. ProA8 includes these proteins:
- a CDS encoding LacI family DNA-binding transcriptional regulator, producing the protein MKRVGIRDVAERAGVSISTVSNALNRPHMVSERLIHRVRSAADQLGYVPLQAAQQLRAGRSGLLGMTVINIANPFFADMVAGAEDAASAAGLRVLVGNSGDDAAKERDHLELFERVQVEGALVSPFGPLAPWLDRLRGRGIPVVMVDAVDDTGELPSVSFDDIAGGRLAAQHLLDAGRRRLAFVGAREDVRQVRERLQGARLAVTAQPGASIEPIWTARTTSAAGLAYGAELATRSPADRPDGIVTSNDHLAIGLVHGLISHGVRVPEDVAVVGYDDIEFAAIAAVPLTSVRQPAREMGRTAAEILLARIAGTAGAELGNVVYQPELVVRESTRGAAVS; encoded by the coding sequence ATGAAGCGAGTCGGCATCCGCGATGTCGCCGAGCGCGCCGGCGTCTCGATCAGCACCGTCTCGAACGCGCTCAACCGGCCGCACATGGTCAGCGAGCGGCTGATCCATCGCGTCAGGTCGGCGGCCGACCAGCTCGGCTACGTGCCTCTGCAGGCCGCGCAGCAGCTGCGCGCGGGACGATCGGGCCTCCTCGGCATGACCGTCATCAACATCGCCAACCCGTTCTTCGCCGACATGGTCGCCGGCGCCGAGGACGCCGCCTCCGCCGCCGGCCTGCGTGTGCTCGTCGGCAACTCCGGCGACGACGCCGCCAAGGAGCGCGACCACCTCGAGCTGTTCGAGCGCGTGCAGGTCGAGGGCGCCCTGGTGAGCCCGTTCGGTCCGCTCGCGCCGTGGCTGGACCGACTGCGCGGCCGCGGCATCCCGGTCGTCATGGTCGACGCCGTCGACGACACCGGCGAGCTGCCCTCCGTCTCCTTCGACGACATCGCCGGCGGCCGGCTCGCCGCACAGCACCTGCTCGACGCGGGTCGCCGCCGGCTGGCGTTCGTGGGCGCCCGCGAGGACGTCCGTCAGGTGCGCGAACGCCTGCAGGGCGCGCGACTCGCCGTGACGGCGCAGCCGGGCGCGTCCATCGAGCCGATCTGGACGGCGCGCACCACGTCCGCGGCCGGCCTCGCCTACGGCGCGGAGCTCGCCACCCGCTCCCCCGCCGACCGGCCCGACGGCATCGTCACGTCGAACGACCATCTCGCGATCGGCCTCGTGCACGGCCTCATATCGCACGGTGTGCGCGTCCCCGAGGATGTCGCCGTCGTGGGCTACGACGACATCGAGTTCGCGGCGATCGCCGCCGTGCCGCTCACCTCGGTACGCCAGCCCGCGCGGGAGATGGGCCGCACCGCGGCCGAGATCCTGCTGGCCCGCATCGCCGGAACAGCCGGCGCCGAGCTCGGCAACGTGGTGTACCAGCCCGAGCTCGTCGTGCGGGAATCGACCCGCGGCGCAGCCGTCAGCTGA
- a CDS encoding rhamnogalacturonan acetylesterase has translation MTYHLAGDSTVAPAKPEELPMTGWGSYIEPVVEAPVRNLAYGGATTASFLADGSWARLVDGVEPGDTVVIQFGHNDQKLPELAARAGYTANLRGMVDDVRGRGAVAVLCTSVERRWFEGDRVTPTHGDYPNAVRDVAHDLDVPLIDLTVFTTWLYEDLGAEASAALLSHFAPGEHPLWPDGLADDTHFREEGARRIAAYVGRSLRAIERRDGDGPARGSQLVS, from the coding sequence CTGCCCATGACGGGGTGGGGCTCGTACATCGAGCCCGTCGTCGAGGCGCCGGTGCGCAACCTGGCCTACGGCGGGGCCACCACCGCGTCCTTCCTCGCCGACGGATCGTGGGCGCGCCTCGTCGACGGCGTCGAGCCCGGCGACACCGTCGTCATCCAGTTCGGGCACAACGACCAGAAGCTGCCCGAGCTCGCCGCGCGCGCCGGCTACACCGCGAACCTGCGCGGCATGGTCGACGACGTCCGCGGCCGGGGCGCCGTCGCCGTGCTGTGCACGTCCGTCGAGCGGCGGTGGTTCGAGGGCGACCGGGTGACTCCCACGCACGGCGACTACCCCAACGCCGTGCGGGACGTGGCGCACGACCTCGACGTGCCGCTCATCGACCTGACGGTGTTCACCACGTGGCTCTACGAAGACCTCGGGGCCGAGGCATCCGCCGCTCTCCTCTCGCATTTCGCGCCGGGTGAGCATCCGCTGTGGCCAGACGGGCTCGCCGACGACACGCACTTTCGCGAAGAGGGCGCGCGCCGCATCGCGGCTTACGTGGGGCGTTCGCTGCGCGCCATCGAGCGGCGGGACGGCGATGGGCCCGCGCGAGGCTCGCAGCTCGTCAGCTGA
- a CDS encoding LacI family DNA-binding transcriptional regulator: MVTIADVAQAAGVSISTVSYVMSGKRAISQETRDRVEKAIDNLGFSPHAGARSLASRSTNVIGLQAPLRTGVDVHVVMQIVTGVVTQARKHGYDILLLASDDAKALQRAAKGSMVDALLVMDVESDDPRIDTLSQLGHPSVLIGLPEGRRAIPCVDFDFEAAGWLAVDRLVALGHRRVALIGSPPEVMSRHTSYADRLARGFLAACEANGVTGTVHACPSSAESVATVEAVMAENPDITGFFVHNEGALPHVATTIAQRGHTRGDDLAVVALCPDDVARSVSGLADSIAVPAEAIGAAATDMICEILANGAKPAVRLLPPALTGSTTAP, from the coding sequence ATGGTGACGATCGCGGACGTCGCACAGGCGGCGGGCGTGTCGATCTCGACGGTGTCGTACGTCATGAGCGGCAAGCGGGCCATCTCGCAGGAGACGCGCGACCGCGTCGAGAAGGCCATCGACAACCTCGGCTTCAGCCCGCACGCTGGCGCCCGCTCGCTGGCGTCGCGCTCGACGAACGTCATCGGACTCCAGGCGCCGCTGCGCACCGGCGTCGACGTGCACGTCGTGATGCAGATCGTCACCGGCGTGGTCACGCAGGCGCGCAAGCACGGCTACGACATCCTGCTGCTCGCGAGCGACGACGCCAAGGCGCTGCAGCGGGCGGCGAAGGGATCGATGGTGGACGCGCTGCTGGTGATGGATGTCGAGTCCGACGACCCCCGCATCGACACGCTGTCGCAGCTGGGGCATCCGAGCGTCCTGATCGGCCTGCCGGAGGGCCGTCGCGCGATCCCCTGCGTCGACTTCGACTTCGAGGCCGCCGGCTGGCTGGCGGTGGACCGTCTCGTCGCACTGGGGCACCGGCGCGTCGCCCTCATCGGCTCGCCCCCCGAGGTCATGTCCCGCCACACGTCGTATGCCGACCGCCTGGCGCGCGGCTTCCTCGCGGCGTGCGAGGCAAACGGCGTGACCGGCACCGTGCACGCGTGCCCCAGCAGCGCCGAGTCGGTCGCTACCGTCGAGGCCGTGATGGCCGAGAACCCCGACATCACCGGCTTCTTCGTGCACAACGAGGGCGCGCTGCCGCACGTCGCGACGACCATCGCGCAGCGCGGTCACACGCGCGGCGACGACCTCGCCGTGGTCGCCCTGTGCCCCGACGACGTCGCCCGCTCGGTGTCCGGGCTCGCCGACAGCATCGCCGTGCCGGCGGAAGCCATCGGCGCGGCGGCGACCGACATGATCTGCGAGATCCTCGCGAACGGCGCGAAGCCGGCGGTGCGGCTGCTGCCGCCCGCCCTCACCGGAAGCACCACCGCCCCGTGA
- a CDS encoding carbohydrate ABC transporter permease, producing MTTTMTKTLTTTKRGDTSARYRASAGDILFRIGNYTLFLLFALICAYPFYYLIINSVSANDVSALGDVRLWPVGFHLSNYGQVFQLPGLPMAAVVSVGRTVIGTVLTVLASAFLGFMFTQTRMWGRKFWYRFLIITMYFSAGLIPVFIIMKTLGLTNNFWVYVLPFVVQPFNVILAKTYVESMPRELQEAAEVDGANILQVFFRVYLPNMTPILATIAIFSAVTQWNSFQDTLIYITDQSLYTLQYLLYMFINQASSLAQAAQNAGGNLGQIAGVATQQTPTSIRMTVSVLVVLPIIFIYPLFQRFFVKGIMLGAVKG from the coding sequence ATGACGACGACGATGACCAAGACGCTCACCACCACCAAGCGCGGCGACACCTCGGCGCGCTACCGCGCCTCGGCCGGCGACATCCTGTTCCGCATCGGGAACTACACGCTGTTCCTGCTGTTCGCGCTCATCTGCGCCTACCCCTTCTACTACCTGATCATCAACTCGGTCAGCGCCAACGACGTCTCGGCGCTGGGCGACGTGCGCCTCTGGCCGGTCGGGTTCCACCTGTCGAACTACGGTCAGGTGTTCCAGCTGCCCGGGCTGCCGATGGCGGCCGTGGTCAGCGTCGGGCGCACCGTGATCGGCACGGTGCTCACCGTGCTGGCCTCCGCGTTCCTCGGGTTCATGTTCACGCAGACCCGCATGTGGGGACGCAAGTTCTGGTACCGCTTCCTCATCATCACGATGTACTTCAGCGCGGGTCTGATCCCGGTGTTCATCATCATGAAGACCCTGGGGCTGACCAACAACTTCTGGGTGTACGTGCTGCCGTTCGTGGTGCAGCCGTTCAACGTCATCCTCGCGAAGACCTACGTCGAGTCGATGCCGCGGGAGCTGCAGGAGGCCGCCGAGGTCGACGGCGCCAACATCCTGCAGGTGTTCTTCCGCGTGTACCTGCCGAACATGACGCCGATCCTCGCGACGATCGCGATCTTCAGCGCGGTCACGCAGTGGAACAGCTTCCAGGACACCCTGATCTACATCACCGATCAGAGCCTGTACACGCTGCAGTACCTGCTGTACATGTTCATCAACCAGGCGTCGAGTCTCGCCCAGGCCGCGCAGAACGCCGGCGGCAATCTCGGGCAGATCGCCGGGGTGGCGACCCAGCAGACGCCGACCTCGATACGCATGACCGTCTCGGTGCTGGTCGTGCTGCCCATCATCTTCATCTACCCCCTGTTCCAGCGCTTCTTCGTGAAGGGCATCATGCTGGGCGCCGTCAAGGGTTGA
- a CDS encoding ABC transporter substrate-binding protein: MKLRKKVSLALVALLAAGSLASCSAGGAEQGAIDEFPEKWDEEITIDVFDGLANYMGIQQGWFAKIVEDKFNMKLNIIAPNVAGGGDTLYNTRVAAGDLGDLIITDKGEKLDELIEGGLVQDSSNYYGAMDNVAEFDAAVEKLNDGKDGVYGFPSSVSSLKPTEPSEGLNPTFGPYVRWDYYKEAGYPRIGTLEDLLPVLADMQAAHPTADNGQPTYAFSLFKDWDGNMMVTAKQPACFYGYDEIGFVLAKADGSDYQSILDPDSEYMRNLKLYFDANQLGLVDPESTTQNYDTLFSKFQNGQVLFSWWPWLGQSAYNTEENMAAGKGFQMVPLEDQNIFSYGAEAYGGKPVFAIGSKAEDPERIAAFIDWLYSAEGAYANSSQTGASAGPQGLTWDVNDAGEPELTDFGNQVFLEGGATVPEEWGGGDYADGVSALNLSAVLPIEVDTETGLPYSYTFWPTYQASIANPLTEDWSGKMGGATSTMEYLQTNDQVLVAPGASYTAPADSSEIETLRNQVKEIIKQLSWQMVFADSEAQFESLRDELIETANGLGYEQVLEFDMDNAKSQNDARVAVAEEFAG, translated from the coding sequence ATGAAGCTTCGAAAGAAGGTGTCCCTGGCACTCGTGGCGCTGCTCGCCGCGGGGTCGCTCGCCTCCTGCAGTGCGGGCGGTGCCGAGCAGGGCGCGATCGACGAGTTCCCCGAGAAGTGGGACGAGGAGATCACGATCGACGTGTTCGACGGTCTCGCGAATTACATGGGCATCCAGCAGGGCTGGTTCGCCAAGATCGTCGAAGACAAGTTCAACATGAAGCTGAACATCATCGCCCCGAACGTCGCGGGCGGCGGTGACACCCTCTACAACACCCGCGTCGCGGCCGGCGACCTGGGTGACCTGATCATCACCGACAAGGGCGAGAAGCTCGACGAGCTCATCGAGGGCGGTCTCGTTCAGGACTCGTCAAACTACTACGGCGCGATGGACAACGTCGCCGAGTTCGACGCGGCCGTCGAGAAGCTCAACGACGGGAAGGACGGCGTCTACGGCTTCCCGTCCTCGGTCTCGTCGCTCAAGCCCACCGAACCGTCGGAGGGCCTGAACCCCACGTTCGGCCCGTACGTGCGCTGGGACTACTACAAGGAGGCCGGCTACCCCCGGATCGGCACCCTCGAAGACCTCCTCCCGGTGCTCGCCGACATGCAGGCGGCCCACCCCACCGCCGACAACGGCCAGCCCACCTACGCCTTCTCGCTGTTCAAGGACTGGGACGGCAACATGATGGTCACGGCCAAGCAGCCCGCCTGCTTCTACGGCTACGACGAGATCGGCTTCGTGCTGGCCAAGGCCGACGGCTCGGACTACCAGAGCATCCTCGACCCCGACAGCGAGTACATGCGCAACCTGAAGCTGTACTTCGACGCCAACCAGCTGGGCCTGGTCGACCCCGAGTCGACGACGCAGAACTACGACACCCTGTTCTCGAAGTTCCAGAACGGGCAGGTGCTGTTCTCGTGGTGGCCGTGGCTCGGCCAGTCGGCGTACAACACCGAAGAGAACATGGCCGCGGGCAAGGGCTTCCAGATGGTGCCGCTCGAAGACCAGAACATCTTCTCGTACGGCGCCGAGGCGTACGGCGGCAAGCCCGTGTTCGCCATCGGCTCGAAGGCCGAGGACCCTGAGCGCATCGCGGCGTTCATCGACTGGCTGTACTCCGCCGAGGGCGCGTATGCCAACAGCAGCCAGACCGGCGCATCGGCCGGCCCCCAGGGTCTCACCTGGGACGTCAACGACGCCGGTGAGCCGGAGCTGACCGACTTCGGCAACCAGGTCTTCCTCGAGGGCGGTGCGACGGTTCCCGAGGAGTGGGGCGGCGGCGACTACGCCGACGGCGTCTCGGCCCTCAACCTGAGCGCTGTCCTCCCGATCGAGGTCGACACCGAGACCGGGCTGCCGTACAGCTACACGTTCTGGCCGACCTACCAGGCGTCGATCGCCAACCCCCTCACCGAGGACTGGTCGGGCAAGATGGGCGGCGCCACCTCCACGATGGAGTACCTGCAGACGAACGACCAGGTGCTCGTCGCCCCGGGTGCGAGCTACACCGCGCCGGCCGACAGCTCCGAGATCGAGACGCTCCGCAACCAGGTCAAGGAGATCATCAAGCAGCTCTCGTGGCAGATGGTCTTCGCCGACAGCGAGGCGCAGTTCGAGTCGCTCCGCGACGAGCTCATCGAGACCGCGAACGGCCTCGGCTACGAGCAGGTGCTCGAGTTCGACATGGACAACGCGAAGTCGCAGAACGACGCGCGCGTCGCCGTGGCGGAGGAGTTCGCCGGCTGA
- a CDS encoding DUF624 domain-containing protein, translated as MRIDPDSRTLGGFSTFLTFVALNLLYILLCLPILTIGAATSALYEVTIRYSDDESGRPLKDFFPAFRANFARATVLMLCLLLPAALLGFSSVFWFAHPALFAGVAGVAAVIGAVYLFAAFLYAMAQVAFFDNTVRQTLKNALLLPAAEPVRTLGVLIIPVTAVALMILFPPAAILVGTIGFSVGAYATAFLFRSVFTRHAA; from the coding sequence ATGCGGATCGACCCCGACAGCCGCACCCTCGGCGGCTTCTCCACGTTCCTCACGTTCGTCGCGCTCAACCTCCTGTACATCCTGCTCTGCCTGCCGATTTTGACGATCGGCGCCGCCACCAGCGCCCTCTACGAGGTCACGATCCGCTACTCCGACGACGAGAGCGGACGGCCGCTGAAGGACTTCTTCCCCGCGTTCCGCGCGAACTTCGCGCGGGCGACCGTCCTGATGCTCTGCCTGCTCCTGCCGGCGGCGCTGCTCGGCTTCTCGAGCGTGTTCTGGTTCGCGCACCCCGCGCTCTTCGCCGGCGTGGCCGGTGTGGCCGCGGTCATCGGCGCCGTGTACCTCTTCGCCGCGTTCCTCTACGCGATGGCGCAGGTCGCGTTCTTCGACAACACGGTGCGCCAGACGCTCAAGAACGCGCTGCTGCTGCCCGCGGCGGAGCCCGTCCGCACGCTCGGCGTGCTCATCATCCCGGTGACCGCTGTCGCGCTCATGATCCTGTTCCCGCCGGCGGCGATCCTCGTCGGCACGATCGGCTTCTCGGTCGGCGCCTACGCGACCGCGTTCCTCTTCCGCAGCGTCTTCACCCGCCACGCCGCCTGA
- a CDS encoding ABC transporter permease subunit, which yields MTTQAQAQTVFQEAAVHNLDQNAKKRRGRRLRPAGSRTSFTLFLCIVPFLVLAFLFSYLPLYGWIYSLYDYKPALGIEGSEFVGLQWFQMLVSSPTQMAQIGQVLMNTLAISFLGIATSVLPLFFAILLNEIKAPWFRSSVQTLTALPNFISWVLVYMIAFSLFSSSGLVNDVLNDAGLITTPIKFLDSDQNVWITMTLWSIWKGLGWGAIIYLAAIAGIDQSLYESARIDGAGRFQLMRYITLPQLMPTYLVLLLLSIANILNNGMEQYYVFQNAFNKEWIQVLDLYVYNIGMTGNSLSLATAIGMLKSLISVALLLTVNAVSKRVRGESIV from the coding sequence ATGACCACCCAGGCGCAGGCGCAGACGGTCTTCCAGGAGGCGGCCGTCCACAACCTCGATCAGAACGCGAAGAAGCGCCGCGGCCGCCGGCTGCGGCCCGCAGGCAGCCGGACCTCGTTCACGCTGTTCCTCTGCATCGTCCCCTTCCTGGTCCTGGCGTTCCTGTTCTCGTACCTGCCGCTGTACGGCTGGATCTACTCGCTGTACGACTACAAGCCGGCGCTCGGGATCGAGGGCAGCGAGTTCGTCGGCCTGCAGTGGTTCCAGATGCTGGTGAGCTCGCCCACGCAGATGGCCCAGATCGGCCAGGTGCTGATGAACACCCTGGCGATCAGCTTCCTGGGGATCGCGACATCCGTCCTGCCGCTCTTCTTCGCGATCCTGCTCAACGAGATCAAGGCGCCCTGGTTCCGCAGCTCGGTGCAGACCCTCACAGCGCTGCCGAACTTCATCTCGTGGGTGCTCGTCTACATGATCGCCTTCTCGCTGTTCTCCAGCTCCGGGCTCGTGAACGACGTCCTCAACGACGCGGGCCTCATCACCACGCCGATCAAGTTCCTCGACAGCGACCAGAACGTCTGGATCACCATGACGCTCTGGAGCATCTGGAAGGGCCTCGGCTGGGGCGCGATCATCTACCTCGCCGCGATCGCCGGCATCGACCAGTCGCTGTACGAATCAGCCCGCATCGACGGGGCCGGGCGCTTCCAGCTGATGCGCTACATCACGCTCCCGCAGCTGATGCCCACCTACCTCGTGCTGCTGCTGCTGTCGATCGCCAACATCCTGAACAACGGGATGGAGCAGTACTACGTGTTCCAGAACGCGTTCAACAAGGAGTGGATCCAGGTGCTCGACCTGTACGTCTACAACATCGGCATGACGGGCAACAGCCTGTCGCTCGCCACCGCGATCGGCATGCTCAAGAGCCTCATCTCAGTCGCCCTCCTGCTCACCGTCAACGCGGTCTCCAAGCGCGTCCGCGGCGAATCGATCGTGTGA